In Tissierellales bacterium, one DNA window encodes the following:
- a CDS encoding DJ-1 family glyoxalase III produces MKKVLVMLADGFEEVEALTVVDYLRRMDVVCDICSIMSSKKVKGAHNISIEADIKLDDVLGHNEYDGIILPGGMPGATNLRDNDEVIKLVQEFNENNKLIAAICAAPIILEKAGIIEGKDLTSYPGFEEDLRVGNYKEDLVVQDGNIITGRGPAVAVYFALYIVEYLVGKDKKESLKKDILLDEVEKKVGR; encoded by the coding sequence GTGAAAAAGGTACTAGTTATGTTGGCTGACGGTTTTGAGGAAGTAGAGGCTTTAACGGTAGTGGATTATTTAAGAAGAATGGATGTAGTGTGTGATATTTGTTCAATTATGAGTAGTAAAAAGGTAAAAGGAGCTCATAATATATCCATTGAGGCAGATATAAAGCTTGATGATGTATTGGGCCACAATGAGTATGATGGTATTATACTTCCAGGTGGAATGCCAGGAGCTACTAATCTGCGAGATAATGATGAAGTGATTAAATTAGTACAAGAATTTAATGAAAATAATAAGCTAATAGCTGCTATATGTGCTGCTCCTATTATACTGGAAAAAGCGGGTATTATTGAAGGAAAGGATCTAACTTCTTATCCTGGCTTTGAAGAGGATCTGAGGGTTGGAAACTATAAAGAGGATTTAGTAGTACAAGATGGAAATATAATTACTGGTAGGGGCCCAGCAGTAGCAGTATATTTTGCATTATACATAGTTGAGTATTTAGTTGGAAAAGATAAAAAAGAATCATTGAAAAAGGATATATTACTAGATGAAGTAGAGAAAAAAGTGGGGCGTTAA
- a CDS encoding DNA-3-methyladenine glycosylase, whose translation MKLKRNFYSRDTLLVAQELLGKVLVRNINGKILKGKIVETEGYLGLADKAAHSYGGKVTKRLETMYGSPGRAYVYIIYGMYYCLNTITRKEGIPEGVLIRAIEPLEGIDAMAENRFGKSLEDFSNYQKKNFTNGPGKLCMAMDITKKLDKEDLCGDILYIEEGKKEKFNIVKDKRIGIDYAEEAKDYLYRFYIEGNSYVSKVK comes from the coding sequence ATGAAATTAAAAAGAAACTTTTATAGTAGAGATACATTATTAGTTGCTCAGGAACTTTTAGGGAAGGTTCTAGTACGTAATATAAATGGTAAAATTTTAAAAGGGAAGATAGTGGAAACAGAAGGTTATTTGGGTCTTGCTGATAAAGCTGCCCATAGCTATGGCGGAAAGGTGACAAAGAGACTTGAAACTATGTATGGGTCTCCTGGAAGAGCCTATGTTTATATAATTTATGGGATGTATTATTGTTTAAATACAATAACAAGAAAAGAGGGAATACCAGAAGGAGTACTAATTAGAGCTATAGAGCCTTTAGAAGGAATAGATGCTATGGCTGAGAATAGATTTGGGAAAAGTTTAGAGGATTTTAGTAATTACCAAAAGAAAAATTTTACTAATGGTCCTGGGAAATTGTGTATGGCTATGGATATAACTAAAAAATTAGATAAGGAAGACTTATGCGGTGATATACTTTATATAGAAGAAGGTAAGAAGGAAAAGTTTAATATAGTAAAAGATAAACGTATAGGTATAGACTATGCTGAGGAGGCAAAAGATTATTTATACAGATTCTATATAGAAGGAAATTCCTATGTGTCCAAAGTGAAATGA